GAGATGCTCCGGCGGGACGAGGGGCTGGCGAATCTCGAGATCACGAGCCCCGCGCTCGAGGATGCGTTCCTCGAAATCACCAAGGGCTAGTCAGCGGATGACAACGGAACAGACGGTTCAGGAGGCGGTTATGAGCGGTTCGGTGATCACGATGCAGGCTCCGGTTGGCAGGATCTTCGTCAAGGAGACGAAGTACGAGTTTCTGAAGCTCTACAGGACACGTTCGTTTTCAGCAGCGATGATCGGGTTTCCCGTGATGTTCTACCTCCTCTTCGGCGTAGCCAACAAGCATGCCTACAACGAAGGTGTTCATATCGCGAAGTACATGCTCGGCGGCTATTCGGTCTTCGGACTGGTGGGCGCGGCGCTCTTCGGCATCGGCGTCGGCCTCGCCAGCGAGCGCGCGGCGGGCTGGCTCGAGGTCAAGCGGGCGAGTCCCATGCCTCCCGCCGCGTACCTCTTCGCCAAGTGCGCCTCGGCGGTTGGTTTCGGGCTGATCATCGTTTCGATCTTGGTCGTCATAGGCCTGACGCTCGGCGGCGTCTCGCTCACGCTAAGTGAATTCGTGCGCATGATGGGTCTTACCGCGGTCGGTTCCGTGACCTTCGCGAGCATGGGCCTTCTGCTTGCACTCGTGGTTCCAGCGAACGCGGCCACAGGCGTCGTCAACCTTGTCTATCTGCCGATGTCGTTCATGAGCGGTCTTTGGATCCCCATCCACATGCTGCCGAAGTGGCTCCAGAGCGTTGCCCCGGTTCTGCCGACCTATCATCTGTCACAGCTGATGTTGCATGTCTTCGGATATGAGGATGCGGCCTCGATGACCAGCCACTGGGCTGGGCTGGCAGGCTTCACCATGGTGATGCTCGGCGCAAGCTGGGTGGTGTTCAGCCGCGCCCAGCAGAATGCATGACGGATCCGGCCCGCGTACACTGCTTGCACGGAGAACCGGGCCGGCCCAACGGCATGTGGGAGATGCGATGTATCAGATCGAGGATCGGACGCGGAATTCGGTGAAGTCCCTTGGCGAGGGACCGCAGAGCAAGCGCGACTACATCTGGCTGGCTTACTCCATCTTCTTCTTTATCGATCCCGTCATGAACCACAACCGCACGTACTGGATCGAAAATATCGTCCTGTACCTGGTGTTTCTCGGCGTGTATGTCGGGTGCATGCAGGCCGTGACGACGCGGACAAGCCTCTACTGGGTGCCCGGTTTCACGATCCTTGGACTCATCGCCTATCCAATCAATGGAGGCGCGTCGAGCTTCTTTGTCTACACTGCCGCGATCCTGCCCATGTGCATCAGTTCGATGCCGCTCGTAGCGGCTCTCCTGATCGGGCAGTCAGGCCTCGTGATCGCCGAGGGAATCTACTTTCACCTCAACTGGCTGAGTATCGGGTCGACGATTGGTTTCATTGCTGTCATCGGCGTCTCGAACTCATTCGTCGGGCAACAGAAACGGGCCGACGCAAAGCTGCGCATGGCCCACGAGGAGATCGAGCAACTTGCCGCGATGGCCGAGCGCGAGCGCATCGCCCGCGATCTGCACGACGTGCTCGGGCATACGCTCTCGGTTGTGGTGCTCAAAGCCGAGCTCGCTGGCAGGCTCCTGAAAGATGGGCCATCGCAGGATGTTGCAAGAGCCATGCGCGAGATCGGCGACGTCGAAGCGACAGGGCGTACTGCGCTGAAAGAGGTCCGCGAGGCCATCGGCGGATACCGGTCGCAGGGTCTCGCTGCCGAACTCGAACTCGCAAGGCGGACGCTCGATGCGGCAGGCGTTGCCCTGCGCTGCGAGGCAAAGGCCGCAAAGGAAATGACGGTCACGCAGGAGACCGTGTTGTCGCTCGCGGTGCGGGAGGCGGTGACGAACATCGTGCGCCACGCGGAGGCTTCGGTCTGCCGCGTAAGCCTCGCCACCGAAGGCGGCTTTCATGCGCTGAAGGTAGAAGACGATGGCACGCACAAGGTCGAACGCGAAGGGAACGGCTTGCGCGGAATGCGGGAGCGTGTGGACGCCCTTGGCGGCGTGTTCCTGCTCGAGAGCGGGAAAGGCACTCGTCTGATGATCCGGCTGCCCATTGTTGAGGCGGCGCGATGATCCGGGTCGTCGTCGCGGAGGATCAGGGGATGGTGCTCGGTGCCCTAGCCGCCCTGCTGGAGCTCGAGGCGGACATCAAGGTAGTGGCGTGCGCGGCCGATGGCAAGGCGGCGTTGGACGCTGTCTTCAAGCTGAAGCCCGACGTGCTCGTGACCGATATCGAGATGCCGAAGATGACGGGGCTCGAAGTCGCGGCGCAGATCCGGACATCGCATCCTGCAGTAAAAACGGTAATCCTTACGACCTTCGCCAGGCCCGGCTACCTGCGCCGGGCACTCGACGCAGGTGCGCGAGGTTACCTCTTGAAGGACCGCCCCGCGGCGGAACTGGCGGATGCCGTGCGACGCGTACATCTCGGCCTGCGCGTCGTCGATCCCGCCCTGGCAACCGAAGCCTGGAGTTCGGAGGCGGACCCGCTCACGGATCGCGAGAGGCAGATCCTCCAGCGTGCCGGAGACGGTCGGGCCACGGCCGAGATAGCCGGGGAGCTGCGCCTGTCCGAGGGCACGGTGCGCAACTACCTCTCCGAGGCCATTGCGAAACTCGGAGCCTCGAACCGGGTAGACGCGGCGCGGATCGCCCGCGCCAAGGGATGGCTGTAAAGCGTTTGTTTCCCGAATGTTGGACGACGGTTTTCCCGCTCGGCGCATCTCACCGACACAGAGGTGATGGGCCAGATGAAGAGTTCAAAGGTTTCAGGTTCGGTTCGCGTAGCGCTGGTTTGCGGCGCAGCGCTCATGGGTGCCGCAGGCTGTAAGAAGACCGCGGATAACACGATCAACTACAAGAGTGCGTTGAACACGTATTACTCGTCGCACCCGGCCTGCCTGTGGTCGGAGGAAAAGAAGTTGCCGGCGCAGGAAGATACGTCCGACACGACCAAGACCGCTCCCTATGATGCGCTGGTCGATCAGGGCCTGCTCGTCAGAACCACGGATGAAAAGAAGAAGCTTCTTGTGCTCTCGAAGCAGGTGACCAACTACGACCTCTCCGACAAGGGCCGCTCATCCTGGACGGCGGACCCGAACCAGCCGGGCTACGGAAACTTCTGCTACGGCCACCGCACAGTCTCCTCGATCGACTCGGCCACACCAACCACCGACCAGCCGGGAGCGACGACCCAGGTCAGCTATCACTACGGCTTCACCGACGCCCCGGGCTGGGCCACCGCACCCGAAACGCAGACAGCTTTCCCAAGCGTTCAGGCGAACCTCGCCTCCGGACAAACCGGCTCGGCTACGCTCACCAACACGACGAACGGATGGGCCGTGACCAGCGCCGCGGGCGGACCCAGGGCCGCGACGCCAGCCGACGGCAAGATCGTCGAGTAACTCCACAGGAAAACACAATGGCCCGGCAGACTATCCGCCGGGCCATCCCCATTTTCGATAGACACAAGCCTACTGCCAGAGATCGACAGCCTCCTCCGCTTCGCTCTCCTGATCACCCGGCCCCATCGCCGCAAGCACGCGCGAATAAGGCTGCATCTCGTACTCCTCCGGCGGAGTCGCCTTGGCGAGATAGTGAACAAAATAATCCCACCGCCGCCGTGTCATGTACTGCGTAGCGACGCCGTATCCATGAGCTGCATTCGGAATCATCAGCAAGTCAAAATCCTTGTTCGCCTTGATCAGCGCATCGACCAGCAGCAGCGTGTTATTCGGCGGCACGTTGTCGTCGAACGTCCCGTGGGCCAGCAGCAGGTGCCCCTTGAGATTCTTGGCAGTATTCTCATTCGCCTGGCTGTCGTAATTACTCGTCCCATCAGGGTTCTTCACTTCCAGCCCCGACCACTTCTCGGCCCAGTCATCTTCATAGTCGCGGTTGTCGTGATTGCCGGACTCGGCAATCCCCACGGAGAAGAAATCAGGAAAGTGGAACATGGCCGCCGCCGTAGCATTGCCCCCACCCGAGTGCCCATAGATCCCCGTGCGGCTGAGGTCGATGAACGGATAACGCGCCGCAAGATCCTTCATCCCCGAAACCTGGTCGGGAATCGTGTTATCGCCCATGTCGCCGTAGTAGGCCTCATGAAAGGACTTCGAGCGCCACGGAGTCCCGGTCCCATCAATGCACACCACCACGAACCCAAGTTCCGCAAGCGACTGCATATCCCCATGCGCCGCGGCAAAGCCACGCCCACCGCACGAGCCCGTCTGCGGCCCCGGATAAACATGGTTGATGATCGGATACTTCCGCCCGACCTCAAGCCTCGAGGGCTTGAACATGAATCCATAAAGATCGGTTTTGCCATCGCGCGCCTTGACCGTAATAGGAGTAGGAGCGGCCCAGCCCGAGCCAACCAGCTTGCTGATGTCCTGCTGCGCCAGCGGCAGAACTATCTTCCCCGCATTATCCCGAAGCACCGCGATCTGCGGCCGGGTTACGGTCGAATACACGTCAACAAAGTACTTCCCATCCGGCGATGGCGTAACCGCATGATCGCCATCCTCGGGCGTCAGCAGCTTCTGGTTCTTCCCATCGAACCCGATGCTGTAGTACGCCGAAAAGTAAGGATCGCGCCCCTTCTCCTTACCCACCCCGAGAAAGTAAATCACCCGCGCCTTCTCGTCGACATGCAGCACCTGCGTGACGTTCCCCTCGCCGGTGGTTATCTGGTTCTTGAGCTTGCCAGTGGTCAGGTCATACAGATACATCTGCCCCCAGTTATCCCGTTCGGAGAACCAGAGAAACTCGTTCGTCTTCGGCAGATACTTCCAGTTCACCCGCCCATTGCCGCTCTCGAAGAACTTGGGGACGGTCTCGGTATACACCTCGCGAATATCTCCGCTGTCGATGTTTGCGACACGCAGCCACTCCTGCTTATGGTCGCGCGAAGTCGAAACGAACGCGAGCGACTTCGAATCATCGGCCCAGATCACATCGTCCCACCCAGACCCGCCGCGGCAGGAGATGTCGTCACAAAGAGTGGAGCGATGCTGGTCGGCCGGCATCTTGAAACGCACGACCTTCTTCGTCGGCACATCGACCACCACCCGCTCGATCATCGTGACATCCTTGTCGCCGACCAGTGGATACTTCCACGCTTCGAGCGTAGGGTGCGAGTTATTCGTCGAGACGAGATACATCTCACCCGTCTTGCGTTGGTCCTGCTGGAACGTCGCGATCTTCGTCGAATCCGGCGACCAGACCAGAATGGGGTTATCCGAGTGGGTCCATCCGGCATTGTCGGTGGCGTAGCCAAAGTCCTTGACGCCGTCCGTGGTGAGCTGCGTCTCGTCCCCCGTAGCCACGTCCCGGATCCAGAGGTTCTGGTCACGAATAAATGCCTGCTTCTTCTTATCCGGCGAAACCTCGGCTGCCGCCCGCCCTCGTCCAGCCGCAGGACGAGCAGCCATCTGCGCGTTCCCTCCCGACTGTGTCGAACTCTGTCCTGCCGCCGGCTGGTTCGGCTTGCCAGCAGGCTTCTCCGGGACAGGTGCGACAGGGGTACAAGTTCCAGCCTCCGAGAGATCGCACCGCATCTTGACTCCCGCTCCCAGGCCAACCGTGAAGGTCTGCCCAGCTTCCGGGGTGAACTCGCTGATCGGAAGATGATGTGCATCGAGCGTGCGCGGAGCAGCCATGCCCGGCGGCGGCGTGACCGTCTTCATCGCTGTGTTCAAAGCCGCGGCCAGCTTGGCGTGATCGAAGGCAGGGCCCTTGGTAGCCTTCGCCGGATCGACCAGGACGATCGTCAGCCCATCCGGACCGTTATCCCGATACCAGAAGCGGTTATCCGGCAGAAACGTAGGCGTGCCGAACGTATGGAAGACCAGTGGATTCACCTCGTACGACATGAACCGCTCGGCGTTCCGGTAGTCATCGCGGGTAAGTGTGCGGGTCTGCGCGGCGAGCGGAAGAGCGACCGCCATGGCGGCGAGGACGAGCGTGCGGTGCGAGGGCATGAATCTCTCCTGAAGGTTGCGGGAAAAGCGGGGAAGACCGCGTAACTCTCAGACTATTTGGCGTCCGGTTGGGAGTCCAGCAAGGCGGCCCCAATCCATCGCGTCGATGCCTGCGTCATGCTATCGTGAGTCCAAACCAAACAAGCCAGCGATCCCCACGCGGCAGGGCCACGTTCTAGATCCCACCAGGTGTCGGAGAGTCCATGGCAACCGAAACGCCCATCAAGCTTCCCGCGACGCGTCGCATCTACCGCCCGGTCAACCGCACCTTCGAGCGTGTCTTCTTCGGCGGCATGGCCATCCTGCTCTGCGTCATCGTCTTCGTCGGCTTCTCCGCTACCTACTTCCGCGCCGGCATGATCCACGCGCCGCTTCCCGCACCCATCCTCCACATCCACGGAGCCGCCTTCACCCTCTGGATGGTCCTCTTCCTTATCCAGGCAGCCCTTATCTCGGCAAAGCGCGTCCAGTGGCACCGCTCCCTCGGCACCGTGGCCTTCTGCCTCCCGCCTATCATGGTGGTCCTCGGCTTCATCGCCGCCGTCGACGCCCTCCACCGCGGCGTCCACATCGGCCCACTCGACCCCGCCGTCTCCGCTGCTACCCCGCTGCTCGGCATCACCACGTTCGCAGGCATCATCTACGCCTCCTGGCGCACCCGCCGCCAGCCCGACTCCCACAAGCGCCTCATCCTCCTCGCCACCATCGGACTCGTCGACGCCGCCCTGGGCCGCTTCCCCTGGAGCCGCATGCACTTCTCCCCCGCCGCCGGAGCCGTCACAGGCCTCGGCATCCTCGTCCTGATGGTGATTGCCTACGACCTCATCTCCCTCCACCGCCTCCACCGCTCGACGATGTGGGCCGCCCCCCTCACCTTCGCCGTCGGCGCATTAGCCGTCCCCATCGGCATGACCCCCGCCTGGCATCACCTCGCAGCCTTCCTCGACCGAACCATAGGCCCCCACATCTAGCAACGCCGTTGCTTCTGCCGTTGCCCTTCTGGTTGCATCCCGGAAGTGAATCCGCGTCTGCCGTTGCCTGTTCCACCGCAGACGGCCACAACATGGGATCTAGTTCATCCACCGCTTGTCATTCGGATCGCGCCGCTCATCCGGATCGACGTACCGGCCTTCCGCGTCGAAGTGCACCTCGCGGTTCTGCTTCCGCATGTAAACCTCGAACTTCTTCGCCGCGTTCCTGCGCTTGCGCCGGTAGAACTCGTTCCGGATCGCGTAGAGCCGTTCCGAAAGATTGAAGCTCGTTCCGCCCAGGAAGCCGCGCCTCGGAGCCACGCGCATGTAGGCATAGCCCACCAGCGCGCCGGTGAGGCAGGTGAGCGCGCCAAAGCGGTCAGGGCCAAGCAGCAGGATCGCCAGGTAGTAAAGAACGTACAGCGCGACGAGGTACTTCACCTTCATTGTGAAGATGAAGTTGAACCGGATCGACTCCTCGCCCGAAACCGTCGCGAACGCGATCAGAAGCGCCATGATCGGAGCCCACGGGCCGACGGTCATGACGGCCCCGTCGAGGCGCAGAAACCCGAAATAGGCCAGAAGAGACGCAATCAGGCCGCCCACGGCAGCCGTCAACACGTAAAACTCGATCAGCCAGTTGCTTCCGTAGCGATCTTCCAGCGTCGATCCGAAGAACCACAGCGTCAGCATCGAGAAGAGCGTTCCCAGGATCCCGGTTGGCAGAAACTCGTACGTCAGCACCTGCCACACCTGCCCATGCAACAGGTTCGCCGGAATCAAGGCGAACAGAAACATCAACCTCGACGAAAGCCCCGGGGCAGCCAATCCAAGCAGCGCAAATCCAAAAAAGACAGCCAGCGTAGCGAGGATGAGCTTGCGCGTCGACCCGGAGAAAGGTGGAAATGTCATCGTGATGGGGCCGGAGCGAGCCATAGGTACATGTATTTCACCACATGCGCCTCAACCCTGGCCCAATCCGGCTTGGATTGGGCCGGCAACCCCAAGCCACCATGGGAAAAGATCCCACATCCATCCTTTCGAGGCGGGAATGGTGCATGATGAGAAAGTCTTCCGGCGCACACAAGCACCGGAAATTCACGCTCAAGTAAGGAGGCCGATATGGCTCTGCTCTGTCCGGAATGCGAAAGTCCGATCATCATCGACGTGGATGAGGTGGAAGAAGGCGAGACCATCCCCTGCGAGGAGTGCGGGACCGATCTGGAGATCGTCTCGCTCGACCCCCTGAAAGTCGCGGTCGTCGACGACTCCGGCTATGACGACCCGGAAGAGTCCGTCTTCCACGGCGACGAGGAAGAAGACGAGTAGCCCGTCTGCAATCGCCGTATACTGAAAGACATGCGCTCCTCTGACCACGCCGGCTTCTCTTCCCGTCCCGCTCGGCCCAGGCGATTCGGCCTCGTACGCACCGCATGCGGATTTGCGTTGGCAGTCAGCCTGGCCGGAACCGTCGCCGTTTCGACGTCCCCGGCATCGCTCTTCGCGCAGACCCGCGGGCCGGTGCAGCGCGTCGTGCAGGGCAGGGTATTGAGCAAGTCCGACGCCCCGCTCAAAGGCGCCATCGTCTACCTCAAGGACGACCACTCCCTCGCCGTCAAGAGCTACATCGCCGACGACTCGGGCGGCTACCGCTTCGGCCAGCTCTCCTCCAACAGCGACTACGAGGTCTGGGCCGAGATCAACGGCAAGAAGAGCTCCACCAAGACCATCAGCTCCTTCGACAGCAAAAACCTCTTCTCCATCGACCTCAAGATCGACACCGGAAGCTAGCCTCCCGCACATCGACTTCCTCGAAAGGGCAGGCCAACGGCCTGCCCTTCGTGCATCCTGCCCAGAAACCCGCGTCAAAGCCGCCCACGACACCGTAAAATGGAGGAACGTCAGCACGCACAAGGAAAGATCCCCATGAGCATTGGTTCCACCACAGTTTTGATGGCGCAGATGGAGCAGGCCGCGGCCAACGCAGGCCTCGTCGTCGCGGCCACCGAGCCCGGCGTCGACTTCTCCGGCAATCCCACGACGAAGTTCACCATCGCCCTCGCCGCCGACCCCTCCAAGGCCTTCGGCATCGAGCTCACCGAGCGCTTCGAGTTCGGCCGCCCCGACCTCCACGCCGAGGTCAAGCTCTTCCTCGCCGAAGCCGCCCAGCGCCTCCGCAACCCACGCCCCGACGTCTACCTCACCCTCACCGGCCTGCCCCTGAGCTTCGGTAAGTTCGCCTGGCCCTTCCACCACTCCAGCTCCGGAGCCGACACCTCCCTCGTCCACGGCGAGATCAAGCTCGAAGACGGCGAGAACAGCCCGCTCCACGCCAAGATATCCGCTTCCATGACCGTCACCTTCGCCGAGGTTGTCGCTGCCATGGAACAGCCCTTCGCCGAGGGCTTCATCTACAACGCCATCCGCAAGACGATGGACCAGGGCCAGCTTGAGCTCGTCAAGAGCGGCAACCGCCAGCCCGTCCCCATCACCACCCGCTACTACAGCATGAAGCAGAAGAAGTTCGTCTTCAACGACACCACCGAAGCCCAGCGCCGCGAGTTCCTCGCCGGCAAGGTCTACTGGCTCTCCGGCGTCCTCGGCGCAGGCCAGCCCGTGTGGCTCCTTGACCCCCGCGACGCGCAGTACCTCAACACCACCGTCAGCGATCTCAAGCAGTCCGTCACCGCGCTCGTCTCCGAAGGCCTCATCACCCTCGCCCCGGACGCCGAGTACGCCATCCCCACCGAGAAGCTCATGGGCAACCGCGCCCAGTACGAGGTCGATATGGCGGATGCGCTCGCCTTCATCAAGCCCACGTTCAACGAAGAGATGCGCGGCGGCCACACCAACATGTAGTCAACCCGCACTCCGCAGCAACGTTGTTCGCAACACGCAGACGCCGTATGGGTTCACTTACCTGTACGGCGTCTCTGCTTTTGGGTCGCCAGGTCATACCTTCCCCGCATGTTCTGTATGCGACGGACAACAGAACTCTCCGAGCCGCCATCGGACAACAAATGGGGCGGACAACACGCCTGAACGTGAAAGGTCGACACTATGAGATTCACACGGTTTGCAGCACCGCTCCTCGCACTTGCGTTGATTGGAACCACAGGCGCTCTCACGGCACAGCAGGGCTACGGACCTCCGGGACCACCTCCCGGCCAGGGCGGATGGGACGCACCTCCCGGTGAATTCCGCCAGTACCAGCGAATCGGATTCCAGGACGGGATCAATGGCGCTCATAAGGACATGGAGAATCATCGCCGGCCGAACGTCAACAACCGCGATGAGTTCCGTCACCCAAGCGTCCCCCGCGAGGTTCGCGACGACTACCGTGTAGGCTTCCGCCGCGGTTACGACGCCGCCTGGCAGCATGGTGGTGGATTCGGACCGCCCCCGCCGCGCCCGTACTAACGCGCTGTCCTCCCCGGAGAACTGAGTAGAATCGGCCTGTGTGGACGCAAGTCCCGCAGGCCTTCTGCTTTATCCGTGGAGTGTGTGCGTGAAAAAGTTACAATTCCCCAACGTCGCTCTGGGTGCGGCATCGCGAGCCCTGTTCGCTGCTCTGGCTCTTCTGGCTCCGTCAGCGGCACACGCTCAAACGCCAGCTCAAAGCCCCATCGAAGCACCAGCCGACATCACCCCCACACCCGGCGCGGCCCCCATGCCGCGGGCCGCGGAGCCGGATCTCCCCGGCATCACCCGCCGCGACATTGACAACGTAGCCGTCACCCTCCCCGGCAGGCACCTCGACCGCGGCATAGAAGCCGGCCCCCTCCTCCTCCACGACTTCGACTTCGACGGCACCCCCGTCCCCACCAGCAAGCTCCACTTCCACGAACTCTCCTCCGGCGTCCTCGAAATCCGCTCCCTCGCCTCCGTCACCGGCATCTGGCGTTTCCACATCCGCGACGCCGCCAACTACTACGGCCTAGGCGAGCGCTTCAACGACCTCAACCACGCCCACACCATCATCCGCAATTACTCCCAGGACAACGGAGCATCGAAAGGGGCTTCCACCTACAAGCCCATGCCGTTCTTCATGAGCACCACCGGCTACGGCCTCTGGGTAGACACCACCGCCGAAGCCACCTTCGACATGAACGCCTCCTCCAACGAGGACATCATCGTCGACGTCACCGGCAACCGCTTCCGCGTGGTCGTCTTCCTCGGCCCACA
This genomic window from Granulicella sibirica contains:
- a CDS encoding ABC transporter permease, whose amino-acid sequence is MSGSVITMQAPVGRIFVKETKYEFLKLYRTRSFSAAMIGFPVMFYLLFGVANKHAYNEGVHIAKYMLGGYSVFGLVGAALFGIGVGLASERAAGWLEVKRASPMPPAAYLFAKCASAVGFGLIIVSILVVIGLTLGGVSLTLSEFVRMMGLTAVGSVTFASMGLLLALVVPANAATGVVNLVYLPMSFMSGLWIPIHMLPKWLQSVAPVLPTYHLSQLMLHVFGYEDAASMTSHWAGLAGFTMVMLGASWVVFSRAQQNA
- a CDS encoding sensor histidine kinase; translated protein: MYQIEDRTRNSVKSLGEGPQSKRDYIWLAYSIFFFIDPVMNHNRTYWIENIVLYLVFLGVYVGCMQAVTTRTSLYWVPGFTILGLIAYPINGGASSFFVYTAAILPMCISSMPLVAALLIGQSGLVIAEGIYFHLNWLSIGSTIGFIAVIGVSNSFVGQQKRADAKLRMAHEEIEQLAAMAERERIARDLHDVLGHTLSVVVLKAELAGRLLKDGPSQDVARAMREIGDVEATGRTALKEVREAIGGYRSQGLAAELELARRTLDAAGVALRCEAKAAKEMTVTQETVLSLAVREAVTNIVRHAEASVCRVSLATEGGFHALKVEDDGTHKVEREGNGLRGMRERVDALGGVFLLESGKGTRLMIRLPIVEAAR
- a CDS encoding response regulator transcription factor; protein product: MIRVVVAEDQGMVLGALAALLELEADIKVVACAADGKAALDAVFKLKPDVLVTDIEMPKMTGLEVAAQIRTSHPAVKTVILTTFARPGYLRRALDAGARGYLLKDRPAAELADAVRRVHLGLRVVDPALATEAWSSEADPLTDRERQILQRAGDGRATAEIAGELRLSEGTVRNYLSEAIAKLGASNRVDAARIARAKGWL
- a CDS encoding S9 family peptidase, whose protein sequence is MPSHRTLVLAAMAVALPLAAQTRTLTRDDYRNAERFMSYEVNPLVFHTFGTPTFLPDNRFWYRDNGPDGLTIVLVDPAKATKGPAFDHAKLAAALNTAMKTVTPPPGMAAPRTLDAHHLPISEFTPEAGQTFTVGLGAGVKMRCDLSEAGTCTPVAPVPEKPAGKPNQPAAGQSSTQSGGNAQMAARPAAGRGRAAAEVSPDKKKQAFIRDQNLWIRDVATGDETQLTTDGVKDFGYATDNAGWTHSDNPILVWSPDSTKIATFQQDQRKTGEMYLVSTNNSHPTLEAWKYPLVGDKDVTMIERVVVDVPTKKVVRFKMPADQHRSTLCDDISCRGGSGWDDVIWADDSKSLAFVSTSRDHKQEWLRVANIDSGDIREVYTETVPKFFESGNGRVNWKYLPKTNEFLWFSERDNWGQMYLYDLTTGKLKNQITTGEGNVTQVLHVDEKARVIYFLGVGKEKGRDPYFSAYYSIGFDGKNQKLLTPEDGDHAVTPSPDGKYFVDVYSTVTRPQIAVLRDNAGKIVLPLAQQDISKLVGSGWAAPTPITVKARDGKTDLYGFMFKPSRLEVGRKYPIINHVYPGPQTGSCGGRGFAAAHGDMQSLAELGFVVVCIDGTGTPWRSKSFHEAYYGDMGDNTIPDQVSGMKDLAARYPFIDLSRTGIYGHSGGGNATAAAMFHFPDFFSVGIAESGNHDNRDYEDDWAEKWSGLEVKNPDGTSNYDSQANENTAKNLKGHLLLAHGTFDDNVPPNNTLLLVDALIKANKDFDLLMIPNAAHGYGVATQYMTRRRWDYFVHYLAKATPPEEYEMQPYSRVLAAMGPGDQESEAEEAVDLWQ
- a CDS encoding rhomboid family intramembrane serine protease, which codes for MARSGPITMTFPPFSGSTRKLILATLAVFFGFALLGLAAPGLSSRLMFLFALIPANLLHGQVWQVLTYEFLPTGILGTLFSMLTLWFFGSTLEDRYGSNWLIEFYVLTAAVGGLIASLLAYFGFLRLDGAVMTVGPWAPIMALLIAFATVSGEESIRFNFIFTMKVKYLVALYVLYYLAILLLGPDRFGALTCLTGALVGYAYMRVAPRRGFLGGTSFNLSERLYAIRNEFYRRKRRNAAKKFEVYMRKQNREVHFDAEGRYVDPDERRDPNDKRWMN
- a CDS encoding carboxypeptidase-like regulatory domain-containing protein, whose amino-acid sequence is MAVSLAGTVAVSTSPASLFAQTRGPVQRVVQGRVLSKSDAPLKGAIVYLKDDHSLAVKSYIADDSGGYRFGQLSSNSDYEVWAEINGKKSSTKTISSFDSKNLFSIDLKIDTGS